The following proteins come from a genomic window of Corallococcus sp. NCRR:
- a CDS encoding suppressor of fused domain protein: protein MKVPETEEDFIQWYEDCWADRDEVEYPKLFGAIREEVDLLEGTGVLEGWLESELAQGTEMDPNWLPMGVRVAPPSPEHPYWTYVTSGLSNPFTVTPGEDLPDDARSGLGYEMVIHTPEEERWPILRLLDMMAYNLVCARLFAMGHRYPVDGTLTGGETKLAGFVFVKDANRPSHFTLPSGQVELLTLVGVTKNEMAFARSNGMDSLMKRLADPANPTTAYITRPERDEVKL from the coding sequence ATGAAAGTCCCGGAGACAGAGGAAGACTTCATCCAGTGGTACGAAGACTGCTGGGCGGACCGCGACGAGGTGGAGTACCCCAAGCTGTTCGGCGCCATCCGTGAGGAGGTGGACCTCCTCGAGGGCACCGGCGTGCTGGAGGGGTGGCTGGAGAGCGAGCTGGCCCAGGGCACGGAGATGGATCCGAACTGGCTGCCCATGGGCGTGCGCGTGGCGCCTCCCAGCCCGGAGCACCCGTACTGGACCTACGTGACGAGCGGCCTGTCCAACCCCTTCACCGTGACCCCCGGCGAGGACCTGCCGGACGACGCCCGCAGTGGGCTGGGCTACGAGATGGTCATCCACACGCCCGAGGAGGAGCGCTGGCCCATCCTGCGCCTGCTGGACATGATGGCCTACAACCTCGTGTGCGCGCGGCTGTTCGCCATGGGGCACCGCTACCCGGTGGACGGCACGCTCACCGGCGGTGAGACGAAGCTCGCGGGCTTCGTGTTCGTGAAGGACGCCAACCGCCCCAGCCACTTCACCCTGCCCAGTGGCCAGGTGGAGCTGCTCACGCTGGTGGGCGTGACGAAGAACGAGATGGCCTTCGCGCGCTCCAACGGCATGGACAGCCTGATGAAGCGGCTGGCCGACCCCGCGAACCCCACCACCGCGTACATCACGCGGCCGGAGCGCGACGAGGTGAAGCTGTAG
- a CDS encoding tetratricopeptide repeat protein, protein MKRTPWRFLASLFLGGWLCACASVPKSSATPREPTDVRLQRVVNHAWDKKPDQAHAELDGVLEEAPLYRSAWIVRACLFLEAGKLDAAARVVERLGELAPGDPEPRVLAALIDQRRLQPKGSWLDAMRQAWFDAGRPSLHHERRMELLHPMQDTVAIVWARTEDVEDRFIAALAGDPSAEQEQWLMDHVSGLRDPVLRLAAFEFFHRTSGPHAVVAARKRGRDLLRTEMTSLAAESTHSDLPLLLLVGGTSGDAPFTREELPELERLAELPRYRETRMAQLGDEAQWRLESQGVRYPDWSFYWAAMGTRLLGAPLELLRRLEVTKEGLTPEERLRLGVAVWKLGGRIAEGNTIFEGLMGYKLMEQGALLKGDEAGRALAATAAQRSLNADAASFNFRFELWPLPTFHREWLEASLDDEGRLLETFVAR, encoded by the coding sequence ATGAAGAGGACTCCCTGGCGATTCCTGGCATCGCTGTTCCTGGGCGGGTGGCTCTGTGCCTGCGCCTCCGTGCCGAAGTCCTCCGCCACCCCGCGCGAACCCACCGACGTGCGGCTCCAGCGGGTGGTGAACCACGCCTGGGACAAGAAGCCGGATCAGGCGCATGCGGAGCTCGACGGAGTCCTGGAGGAGGCGCCGCTGTACCGGTCGGCGTGGATCGTCCGGGCGTGCCTGTTCCTGGAGGCGGGAAAGCTGGATGCGGCGGCCCGGGTGGTGGAGCGCTTGGGTGAGCTGGCGCCCGGGGATCCAGAGCCGCGCGTGCTCGCGGCCCTCATTGACCAGCGCCGGCTTCAGCCGAAGGGCAGCTGGCTGGATGCCATGCGCCAGGCGTGGTTCGACGCGGGACGCCCCAGCCTCCATCACGAACGCAGGATGGAGCTCCTCCACCCAATGCAGGACACCGTCGCCATCGTCTGGGCGCGGACCGAGGACGTCGAGGACCGGTTCATCGCCGCGCTGGCGGGAGATCCCTCCGCGGAGCAGGAGCAGTGGTTGATGGACCATGTCTCCGGACTGAGGGATCCGGTCCTGAGGCTCGCCGCGTTCGAGTTCTTCCACCGGACCTCCGGTCCGCATGCGGTGGTGGCGGCACGCAAGCGGGGGCGGGACCTGCTGCGGACGGAGATGACGTCGCTGGCCGCGGAGTCGACGCATTCCGACCTGCCGTTGCTGCTGCTGGTGGGCGGGACCTCCGGCGATGCGCCGTTCACGCGGGAGGAACTGCCGGAGCTGGAGCGGCTCGCGGAGCTCCCCCGCTACCGGGAGACCCGCATGGCCCAACTGGGCGATGAGGCACAGTGGCGGCTGGAGTCCCAGGGCGTCCGCTATCCGGATTGGAGCTTCTACTGGGCGGCCATGGGGACACGGCTGCTGGGCGCTCCCCTGGAGTTGCTGCGGCGGCTGGAGGTGACGAAGGAGGGACTGACGCCCGAGGAGCGGCTCCGGCTGGGCGTCGCGGTGTGGAAGCTGGGCGGGCGCATCGCCGAAGGGAACACCATCTTCGAGGGCCTGATGGGCTACAAGTTGATGGAGCAGGGCGCCCTGCTGAAGGGGGACGAGGCCGGGCGCGCGTTGGCGGCGACAGCGGCCCAACGAAGCCTGAATGCGGACGCGGCGTCCTTCAACTTCCGGTTCGAGCTGTGGCCTCTGCCCACCTTCCACCGCGAGTGGCTGGAGGCGAGCCTGGACGACGAAGGGCGCCTCCTGGAAACATTCGTCGCGCGCTGA
- a CDS encoding AAA family ATPase, with the protein MANQDWVSRLLTGRASADKGLSVHLSERDGGSLHDKMRQAYWWITNNAVICPYYDIEFGGTAALKNTAGDEVHLPEDMSYSSFVLIPLLTLFTCRRALLVGGPGRGKTTSAILMALLSGMGREDVHRGIQRGHPQLSIADLLGAPLPSDMLKAEDLSAVKVSWRKWIGQRVKIIDEYNRIPTKTQSALLSLLGEGYAEMMDQYVYTGRSSWFLTANDDQGGGTFQVIEALKDRLDVVVRAVPFNSGFVDTLLQRIESDKSPEELLPRDIVFTPGELENAYNAILAVEVPKGVLERVAFFLGQLDFCRMASPRFEFKHKDTLKLAGQTVSAVCNEQCPLDKKVHLCTQTENGTSVRAYQTILHFAKALAFFRGHRVTELEDFRQIIPWVLHEKLTPNARSPFFEVKGNKLLLQDRVAWIRNMFDMAMARYGTHAPVRQKVAALRAELDLGLSGVDLRTTEKRLSAVTVLMNDLMTRQELSGPVYEDLIHLKSLYSRYRNYATWLKENPGGQGKQP; encoded by the coding sequence ATGGCCAACCAGGATTGGGTCTCGCGCCTGCTCACCGGGCGTGCGTCGGCGGACAAGGGCCTCAGCGTCCACCTCTCCGAGCGCGACGGCGGCAGCCTCCACGACAAGATGCGGCAGGCGTATTGGTGGATCACCAACAACGCCGTCATCTGCCCCTACTACGACATCGAGTTCGGCGGCACCGCCGCGCTCAAGAACACCGCCGGGGACGAGGTCCACCTCCCCGAGGACATGAGCTACAGCTCCTTCGTCCTCATCCCGCTGCTCACCCTCTTCACCTGCCGCCGCGCCCTGCTCGTGGGCGGTCCGGGCCGCGGAAAGACGACCTCCGCCATCCTCATGGCCCTGCTCTCCGGCATGGGCCGCGAGGACGTGCACCGGGGCATCCAGCGCGGCCACCCGCAGCTGTCCATCGCGGACCTGCTCGGCGCGCCCCTGCCCTCCGACATGCTCAAGGCGGAGGACCTGTCCGCCGTGAAGGTCAGCTGGCGCAAATGGATTGGCCAGCGCGTGAAGATCATCGACGAGTACAACCGCATCCCCACGAAGACCCAGTCCGCCCTGCTGTCGCTCCTGGGCGAGGGCTACGCGGAGATGATGGACCAGTACGTCTACACCGGCCGCTCGTCCTGGTTCCTCACCGCCAACGACGACCAGGGCGGCGGCACGTTCCAGGTCATCGAAGCGCTCAAGGACCGCCTGGACGTCGTCGTGCGCGCCGTGCCCTTCAACTCTGGCTTCGTGGACACGCTGCTCCAGCGCATCGAGTCCGACAAGTCCCCGGAGGAGCTGCTCCCCAGGGACATCGTCTTCACCCCCGGCGAGCTGGAGAACGCCTACAACGCCATCCTCGCCGTGGAGGTGCCCAAGGGCGTGCTGGAGCGCGTGGCCTTCTTCCTGGGCCAATTGGACTTCTGCCGCATGGCGTCCCCGCGCTTCGAGTTCAAGCACAAGGACACGCTGAAGCTCGCGGGCCAGACCGTGTCCGCCGTGTGCAACGAGCAGTGCCCGTTGGACAAGAAGGTGCACCTCTGCACGCAGACGGAGAACGGCACCAGCGTGCGCGCGTACCAGACCATCCTCCACTTCGCGAAGGCGCTCGCGTTCTTCCGCGGCCACCGCGTGACGGAGCTGGAGGACTTCCGGCAGATCATCCCCTGGGTGCTGCACGAGAAGCTCACCCCCAACGCGCGCAGCCCCTTCTTCGAGGTGAAGGGCAACAAGCTGCTGCTCCAGGACCGCGTGGCGTGGATCCGCAACATGTTCGACATGGCCATGGCCCGCTACGGCACGCACGCGCCCGTGCGCCAGAAGGTCGCCGCCCTGCGCGCGGAGCTGGACCTGGGCCTGTCCGGCGTGGACCTGCGCACCACGGAGAAGCGCCTGTCCGCCGTCACCGTGCTGATGAACGACCTGATGACCCGCCAGGAGCTGTCCGGTCCGGTGTACGAGGACCTCATCCACTTGAAGTCCCTCTACAGCCGCTACCGCAACTACGCGACGTGGTTGAAGGAGAACCCGGGCGGTCAGGGGAAGCAGCCATGA
- a CDS encoding type II toxin-antitoxin system death-on-curing family toxin: protein MSDTQPYDRFCGLARLQELQAKGIAAHGGRMGVRDALGPGATLGAAWTAEEYGAPPEAVPGLLFAVYLLFYIATKQVFVDGNKRISWLAMCEALACMGLEVDATIDEAEALVMAISNNQFKDVEPVYLWVVEHLRELRVGDGRA, encoded by the coding sequence ATGAGTGACACGCAGCCGTATGACCGGTTCTGCGGCCTGGCCCGGCTCCAGGAGTTGCAGGCCAAGGGCATCGCCGCGCATGGCGGCAGGATGGGCGTCCGCGATGCGCTGGGCCCTGGCGCGACCCTGGGGGCTGCCTGGACCGCGGAGGAGTACGGCGCTCCGCCGGAGGCCGTGCCCGGGCTGCTGTTCGCCGTCTACCTGCTCTTCTACATCGCGACGAAGCAGGTTTTCGTGGACGGGAACAAGCGCATCTCCTGGCTCGCCATGTGCGAGGCCCTGGCGTGCATGGGCCTGGAGGTGGACGCCACGATTGATGAGGCGGAAGCGCTGGTGATGGCCATCTCCAACAACCAGTTCAAGGACGTCGAACCGGTATACCTCTGGGTGGTCGAACACCTGCGCGAGCTCCGCGTCGGCGATGGACGGGCGTAG
- a CDS encoding AAA family ATPase, giving the protein MEAWECSSRRVGRVCAGWVFPLHPGFQKWAVRTGCAKCRRMLRELHLQGVGPAPRLDVEFAPRLNVLTGDNGLGKSFLLDVAWWSLTGTWPGLPAWPHRGAKRRRIDWALTGKTQRASNKTSHFDPERQLWPWPEGRPSMPGLTVYARVDGSFSVWDPARNYWHKTSRSDPDLPRRPDAFHFSPQDLWEGLKYEGKTVCNGLVRDWLTWQLQDDGSAHSPFQMLKRALEQLSPKDEPIRPGRPTRLAVEDVQDYPTIDMPYGTIPVVHASAGMRRILGLAYLIVWAWHEHTQASAFLGKPRDPRFILLVDEVETHLHPLWQRRIVGSLIQVIDGLARETSVQTFLTTHSPLVLASLEPFFDEEQDALFLFQLERGQVNLRHLPWAKQGDANDWLTSPVMGLAQARALETERAVEAAEAYMRGAREGVGTLKEIDAELRRLLPEQDPFWPRWVVARDGGGGRDPVRSKKRA; this is encoded by the coding sequence ATGGAGGCGTGGGAGTGTAGCAGTCGGAGGGTGGGGCGGGTGTGCGCTGGATGGGTGTTCCCTCTCCATCCAGGCTTCCAGAAGTGGGCGGTGCGGACGGGATGCGCTAAGTGTCGGCGCATGCTCCGAGAGCTTCACCTTCAGGGGGTTGGCCCCGCGCCTCGCCTGGACGTCGAGTTCGCACCCCGGCTGAACGTCCTGACGGGCGACAACGGGTTGGGCAAGAGCTTTTTGCTCGATGTGGCGTGGTGGAGCCTGACGGGGACATGGCCCGGGTTGCCGGCGTGGCCTCATCGAGGGGCGAAGCGGCGTCGGATTGATTGGGCGCTGACGGGCAAGACCCAGCGTGCGTCAAACAAGACGAGCCACTTCGACCCGGAACGGCAGCTGTGGCCCTGGCCCGAAGGGCGCCCGAGCATGCCGGGCCTCACTGTCTATGCCCGCGTCGACGGAAGCTTCTCGGTGTGGGATCCCGCGCGGAACTACTGGCACAAGACGTCCCGTTCGGACCCGGACCTGCCTCGCAGACCGGACGCCTTCCACTTCTCTCCCCAGGACCTGTGGGAGGGACTGAAATACGAGGGGAAGACGGTCTGTAACGGGCTCGTCCGAGACTGGTTGACCTGGCAGCTTCAGGACGACGGCTCCGCGCACTCACCGTTCCAGATGTTGAAGCGCGCGCTGGAGCAGCTCTCACCCAAGGACGAGCCGATCCGTCCTGGAAGGCCCACGCGGCTGGCCGTGGAAGACGTCCAGGACTACCCGACCATCGACATGCCGTACGGCACCATCCCGGTGGTGCACGCCTCCGCGGGCATGCGGCGCATCCTCGGGTTGGCCTACCTCATCGTCTGGGCGTGGCACGAGCACACCCAGGCCTCGGCGTTTCTCGGGAAGCCACGAGACCCCCGGTTCATCCTGTTGGTGGATGAGGTGGAGACCCACCTTCATCCGCTGTGGCAGCGCCGCATCGTGGGGTCGCTCATCCAGGTCATCGACGGCCTCGCGCGCGAGACCTCCGTCCAGACCTTCCTGACAACCCACTCCCCCCTGGTCCTGGCCTCGCTGGAGCCGTTCTTCGATGAGGAGCAGGATGCCTTGTTCCTGTTCCAGCTCGAGAGGGGACAGGTGAACCTGCGGCATCTCCCCTGGGCGAAGCAGGGGGATGCGAACGACTGGCTCACGTCTCCTGTCATGGGGCTGGCCCAAGCGCGCGCCCTGGAGACAGAGCGCGCGGTGGAGGCCGCCGAGGCCTACATGCGAGGGGCGCGCGAGGGCGTGGGAACCCTGAAGGAGATCGACGCCGAACTACGGCGTCTGCTCCCGGAGCAGGATCCGTTCTGGCCGCGGTGGGTCGTCGCTCGTGATGGGGGAGGCGGCCGTGATCCGGTGCGATCCAAGAAGAGAGCCTGA
- a CDS encoding M48 family metalloprotease yields MSAGAAFTPEEVERCWRDALALWDVHVQLSPPEPHQPFRPGEAAPDEPLAYIDLARRQVFVHFDLLVRMGARDSLTAVLAHEVGHHVRFPHTLGWDAELRVLEQRLIPGLGQSLTNLFFDLQVNEFVGRTHAEALCQVYRGFLRTPDGRKKNKSQKKQDGDTGTSGPSPLFCFYLAIYEELWRREPGHLVPEALLPKLEEAYPGFRAQARLFVQTFYALPDPRLQFLYFCAAFIRFIDLPSEVGFRIPLAGDLGAPDEGDLDAAVQAGGRWQDALDEARANGWLDDSHDTKESDPLETIRRATAHRPGDDGGRLRRALVGRYYRRLVDPYILKLPASPSKPEPYLRTIPEAWEYGDDPTTIDWTLTVVAQGHLAAVTPLRRELEADLPPPSDLGVPALEIYLDTSGSMPNPQQDLNAMTLAAQVLSASALRKGATVRGIIYSADNPIVSPWMYDEETARDFFLHYIGGGTWFPVEVMEQLSEERPDALRVVISDSDFLHNMRQEGALPRFVRGMNRSRRVVAFLALPDDAPARQVLAPVLGSPRFRLATVQWMSDFGRAAAALADALLEK; encoded by the coding sequence ATGAGCGCGGGCGCGGCCTTCACCCCGGAGGAGGTGGAGCGGTGCTGGCGCGACGCGCTGGCGCTGTGGGACGTGCACGTGCAGTTGAGCCCGCCCGAACCGCACCAGCCCTTCCGGCCCGGCGAGGCCGCGCCGGACGAACCGCTCGCGTACATCGACCTGGCGCGCCGGCAGGTGTTCGTCCACTTCGACCTGCTCGTCCGCATGGGCGCGCGCGACAGCCTCACCGCCGTGCTGGCCCATGAAGTCGGCCACCACGTCCGCTTCCCGCACACGCTGGGGTGGGACGCGGAGTTGCGCGTGCTGGAGCAGCGCCTCATCCCGGGCCTGGGCCAGTCGCTCACCAACCTGTTCTTCGACCTCCAGGTGAACGAGTTCGTGGGGCGCACCCACGCGGAGGCGCTGTGCCAGGTGTACCGGGGCTTTCTGCGCACGCCCGACGGACGCAAGAAGAACAAGTCCCAGAAGAAGCAGGACGGCGACACGGGCACGAGCGGGCCGTCCCCGCTGTTCTGCTTCTACCTGGCCATCTACGAGGAGCTCTGGCGCCGCGAGCCCGGACACCTGGTGCCCGAGGCCCTGCTGCCGAAGCTGGAGGAGGCCTACCCGGGCTTCCGCGCGCAGGCGCGCCTGTTCGTGCAGACGTTCTACGCGCTGCCCGACCCGCGCCTGCAATTCCTCTACTTCTGCGCCGCGTTCATCCGCTTCATCGACCTGCCTTCGGAAGTGGGCTTCCGCATCCCGCTCGCGGGCGACCTGGGCGCTCCGGACGAAGGCGACCTGGACGCGGCGGTACAGGCGGGCGGCCGGTGGCAGGACGCGCTGGACGAGGCCCGCGCGAACGGCTGGCTGGACGACTCGCACGACACGAAGGAGTCGGATCCGCTGGAGACCATCCGCCGCGCGACCGCGCACCGTCCCGGCGACGATGGCGGCAGGCTGCGGCGGGCGCTGGTGGGCCGGTACTACCGGCGGCTCGTGGACCCGTACATCCTCAAGCTGCCCGCTTCGCCCTCGAAGCCGGAGCCCTACCTGCGCACGATTCCGGAGGCGTGGGAGTACGGCGACGACCCGACCACCATCGACTGGACGCTCACGGTGGTCGCGCAGGGCCACCTGGCCGCCGTGACCCCCCTTCGCCGCGAGTTGGAGGCGGACCTGCCGCCGCCGTCGGACCTGGGCGTGCCCGCGCTGGAAATCTACCTGGACACCAGCGGCTCCATGCCCAACCCGCAGCAGGACCTCAACGCGATGACGCTGGCCGCGCAGGTGCTGTCCGCCTCCGCGCTGCGCAAGGGCGCCACGGTGCGCGGCATCATCTACTCCGCGGACAACCCCATCGTGTCCCCGTGGATGTACGACGAGGAGACGGCGCGCGACTTCTTCCTGCACTACATCGGCGGGGGGACGTGGTTCCCGGTGGAGGTGATGGAGCAACTGTCCGAGGAGCGGCCGGACGCGCTGCGCGTCGTCATCTCCGACAGCGACTTCCTCCACAACATGCGGCAGGAGGGCGCGCTGCCGCGGTTTGTCCGAGGGATGAACCGGTCGCGCCGGGTGGTGGCCTTCCTCGCGCTGCCAGACGACGCGCCCGCGCGGCAGGTGCTGGCGCCGGTGCTGGGCAGCCCGCGCTTCCGGCTGGCGACCGTGCAATGGATGTCTGACTTTGGCCGTGCCGCCGCGGCACTGGCCGATGCCCTGTTGGAGAAATGA
- a CDS encoding PAS domain-containing protein, producing MSATDMTVALPLPDAFLAALEEAEREHPEACMVLRAVRSPGGAILDFEWLWANPAAVRALGRGPESLRGRRLGEVSSRGGIAGRMDLLRQVVESGRPHADHFTEGEVLLQGTAVPLRDGVLLRLRDITSAQRVEEGLRETLDWVRDVLESMPDAFFTVDTDWRLTYVNRNAAALTGRPQEELFRRVLWDACPELCGTPFERTMREVAAEESYRLFELRTGRDRWHEVHAWSSGRNVSTYARDITDKKRVQAERDALLAREHSGRLEAEALAQRRTHELMAARERLVQSEKLAMAGQLAAGVGHEINNPLSYVAGNLQFAVEQLTALARNPSIQGAVGEALDALREAKEGAERIRVIVRDLQTFARADELRLGPVDVHAALEFGVSMAMTHLRSRAQLERHYGHVPPALAHEARLGQVFLHLLINAAHAIPSGAFDRHRVTLTTRREGAWVLAEVSDTGLGMTPEVLQRAFEPFFTTRPVGEGSGLGLSICLGLVRSMHGELTATSIPGLGSTFQVRLPVSEPIVHPGVPAVRADDGRSRKRVLVVDDEPQLTSVLRRILGRQHDVVVAHSGREALALLEQDDAFDRVFCDLMMADLTGMDVHAELSRRRPELLSRFVFMTGGSFTERARAFLQAVPLPRIEKPFEPGLLHSLVESSPPRAG from the coding sequence ATGTCCGCGACCGACATGACCGTGGCCCTCCCGCTCCCGGACGCGTTCCTGGCCGCGTTGGAGGAGGCCGAGCGCGAGCACCCCGAGGCATGCATGGTGCTGCGCGCGGTGCGCTCCCCGGGCGGGGCCATCCTGGACTTCGAGTGGCTGTGGGCGAACCCCGCCGCGGTGCGCGCGCTGGGCCGGGGGCCGGAGTCCCTGCGCGGGCGGCGCCTGGGCGAGGTGTCCTCCAGGGGCGGCATCGCCGGCCGCATGGACCTGTTGCGCCAGGTGGTGGAGTCCGGCCGGCCGCACGCGGACCACTTCACCGAAGGGGAGGTGCTGCTGCAGGGCACGGCGGTGCCGCTGCGGGACGGGGTGCTGTTGCGGCTTCGTGACATCACCAGCGCCCAGCGGGTGGAGGAGGGGCTGCGCGAGACGCTGGACTGGGTGCGCGACGTGCTGGAGAGCATGCCGGACGCCTTCTTCACCGTGGACACGGACTGGCGCCTCACCTACGTGAACCGCAACGCCGCCGCGCTCACCGGCCGCCCTCAAGAAGAGCTCTTCCGCCGCGTGCTGTGGGACGCGTGCCCGGAGCTGTGCGGCACCCCGTTCGAGCGCACCATGCGCGAGGTGGCCGCCGAGGAGAGCTACCGCCTCTTCGAGCTGCGCACCGGCCGCGACCGCTGGCACGAGGTGCACGCCTGGTCCAGCGGCCGCAACGTCTCCACCTACGCGCGCGACATCACCGACAAGAAGCGCGTGCAGGCGGAGCGCGACGCGCTGCTCGCCCGCGAGCACTCCGGCCGCCTGGAGGCGGAGGCCCTGGCCCAGCGCCGCACGCACGAGCTGATGGCCGCGCGCGAGCGGCTGGTCCAGTCGGAGAAGCTGGCCATGGCGGGCCAGCTGGCCGCGGGCGTGGGCCACGAAATCAACAACCCGCTGTCCTACGTGGCCGGCAACCTCCAGTTCGCGGTGGAGCAGCTCACGGCGCTCGCCCGCAATCCCAGCATCCAGGGCGCGGTGGGCGAAGCGCTGGACGCGCTGCGCGAGGCGAAGGAGGGCGCGGAGCGGATCCGCGTCATCGTGCGCGACCTGCAGACCTTCGCCCGCGCGGACGAGCTGCGCCTGGGGCCCGTGGACGTGCACGCGGCGCTGGAGTTCGGCGTCTCCATGGCGATGACGCACCTGCGCAGCCGCGCCCAACTGGAGCGCCACTACGGCCACGTGCCGCCCGCGCTGGCGCACGAGGCGCGCCTGGGGCAGGTGTTCCTGCACCTGCTCATCAACGCCGCGCACGCCATCCCCTCCGGCGCCTTCGACCGGCACCGCGTGACGCTCACCACCCGCCGCGAGGGCGCGTGGGTGCTGGCGGAGGTGTCCGACACCGGCCTGGGCATGACGCCGGAGGTGCTCCAGCGCGCCTTCGAGCCGTTCTTCACCACGCGCCCCGTGGGCGAGGGCAGCGGCCTGGGGCTGTCCATCTGCCTGGGGCTCGTGCGCAGCATGCACGGCGAATTGACGGCCACCAGCATCCCCGGCCTGGGCAGCACCTTCCAGGTGCGGCTGCCCGTCTCGGAGCCCATCGTGCACCCGGGCGTCCCCGCGGTGCGCGCGGACGACGGGCGCTCCCGCAAGCGCGTGCTGGTGGTGGATGACGAGCCCCAGCTCACCTCGGTGCTGCGGCGCATCCTCGGCCGGCAGCACGACGTGGTGGTAGCGCACAGCGGCCGGGAGGCGCTGGCGCTGCTGGAGCAGGACGACGCCTTCGACCGCGTCTTCTGCGACCTGATGATGGCGGACCTCACCGGCATGGACGTGCACGCGGAGCTGTCACGGCGCCGGCCGGAGCTCCTGTCGCGCTTCGTGTTCATGACGGGCGGCAGCTTCACGGAGCGCGCCCGCGCCTTCCTCCAGGCCGTGCCGCTGCCGCGCATCGAGAAGCCCTTCGAGCCGGGCCTCTTGCACTCGCTGGTGGAGTCCTCGCCGCCGCGCGCCGGTTAG
- a CDS encoding LuxR C-terminal-related transcriptional regulator, translating into MLDAPSSSPRLALVSEDPLARGALARALSDQAEAWTVVAAGTQEELEAARGEPPDVVLWDTGLRLEEGAAPDLGAPVLALVADEAAGELALGAGARGLLFRDVAPGMLGAALHAVARGLAVFEPGLSHVRAAPRSTAPSGAPGPDTLTPREREVLGLLAEGLSNKAIADRLDISEHTAKFHVNAVLAKLGVQRRTEAVVRAARMGLVTL; encoded by the coding sequence ATGTTGGATGCGCCCTCGTCATCGCCCAGGCTCGCGCTCGTGTCGGAGGACCCCCTGGCCCGGGGTGCGCTCGCACGGGCGCTGAGCGACCAGGCGGAGGCCTGGACGGTGGTGGCGGCGGGCACGCAGGAGGAGCTGGAGGCGGCGCGGGGCGAGCCGCCCGACGTGGTGCTCTGGGACACGGGCCTGCGGCTGGAGGAAGGCGCGGCGCCGGACCTGGGCGCGCCGGTGCTGGCGCTGGTGGCGGACGAGGCGGCGGGGGAGCTGGCGCTGGGCGCGGGCGCGCGGGGCCTGCTCTTCCGCGACGTGGCGCCGGGGATGCTGGGGGCCGCGCTGCACGCGGTCGCCCGAGGCCTCGCCGTGTTCGAGCCGGGCCTGTCCCACGTGCGCGCCGCGCCCCGGAGCACGGCGCCGTCGGGAGCACCCGGGCCGGACACGTTGACGCCGCGCGAGCGCGAGGTGCTGGGGCTCCTGGCGGAGGGCCTGTCGAACAAGGCCATCGCGGACCGGCTGGACATCAGCGAGCACACCGCCAAGTTCCACGTGAACGCGGTCCTGGCCAAGCTGGGCGTGCAGCGCCGCACGGAGGCCGTGGTCCGCGCGGCGCGGATGGGGCTGGTGACGCTCTGA
- a CDS encoding dipeptide epimerase: MRPTLITHVSFEALHLSLTEPFAIATGAQLAAENALVRVTLADGTVGLGEAAPFTAVSGETQASTLASLEPVRELLVGRDAQAWRPASEALGDALALAPAARCGVEIALLDALTRHHRIPMYAFFGGAGTELDIDMTVTAGGVEHAVASTRAILARGIHTVKVKVGALDPDADAARLVAIHQEAPKARLIADANGGYDVAEALAFLKELERAGVPLSLFEQPVADVAGLAEVTHRSRVSVCADESARSVKDVLRLIRENACHGINIKTMKCGMVDAVTMWSLARAAGLELMVGGMVESVLAMTASAHLAAGLGGFTYADLDTPLFIANHPFQGGGQYAGGRLTLDPDAPGHGVTLR, translated from the coding sequence ATGCGCCCTACCCTCATCACGCACGTCTCGTTCGAAGCGTTGCACCTGTCCCTGACGGAGCCGTTCGCCATCGCCACCGGCGCGCAGTTGGCGGCGGAGAACGCGCTCGTGCGCGTGACGCTCGCGGACGGCACCGTGGGGTTGGGCGAGGCGGCACCCTTCACGGCGGTGAGCGGGGAGACGCAAGCCAGCACGCTCGCTTCGTTGGAGCCGGTGCGCGAGCTGCTCGTGGGCCGCGACGCCCAGGCGTGGCGGCCGGCATCGGAGGCGCTGGGGGACGCGCTGGCGCTGGCGCCGGCCGCGCGGTGTGGCGTGGAGATCGCCCTGCTGGACGCGCTCACGCGGCACCACCGCATCCCCATGTACGCCTTCTTCGGCGGGGCGGGGACGGAGCTGGACATCGACATGACGGTCACCGCCGGAGGCGTGGAGCACGCGGTGGCGTCCACGCGGGCCATCCTGGCGCGGGGCATCCACACGGTGAAGGTGAAGGTCGGCGCGTTGGACCCGGACGCGGACGCGGCGCGGCTCGTGGCCATCCACCAGGAGGCCCCGAAGGCGCGGCTCATCGCGGACGCGAACGGGGGCTATGACGTGGCGGAGGCGCTGGCGTTCCTCAAGGAGCTGGAGCGCGCGGGGGTGCCGCTGTCGCTGTTCGAGCAGCCGGTGGCCGACGTCGCGGGGCTCGCGGAGGTGACGCACCGCTCGCGGGTCTCCGTGTGCGCGGACGAGTCGGCGCGCTCGGTGAAGGACGTGCTGCGGCTCATCCGTGAGAACGCGTGCCACGGCATCAACATCAAGACGATGAAGTGCGGGATGGTGGACGCGGTGACGATGTGGAGCCTGGCCCGCGCGGCGGGGCTGGAGCTGATGGTGGGCGGGATGGTGGAGAGCGTGCTCGCGATGACCGCGTCCGCGCACCTGGCGGCGGGGCTGGGCGGCTTCACCTACGCGGACCTGGACACGCCGCTGTTCATCGCGAACCACCCGTTCCAGGGCGGCGGTCAGTACGCGGGCGGGCGGCTGACGCTGGACCCGGACGCGCCGGGGCACGGCGTCACGCTGCGCTAA